A genomic window from Diospyros lotus cultivar Yz01 chromosome 2, ASM1463336v1, whole genome shotgun sequence includes:
- the LOC127793776 gene encoding transcription factor GTE8-like isoform X1, translating to MVSEKQSGDLNGMPLQFLQFPTMIATENIPKKKLKIKIGGPKCIDVEPGRKSCEFVQQEFMNDDSGHNVPVTGSIKSEKNQSHNLVIPSDNTKKCAAGNLKVGISEVSSHKRGLQGVGDGQKEKRRKLERGVTLQCSSILKHLMAHSFGWIFNEPVDPVKLEIPDYLSIISHPMDLGTIKTKLEKNRYSNVEEFAADVRLTFSNAMEYNPPSNEVHLMAKKLNDIFNARWRCLEAKWSHGYNIVEQGPISSGRAKGTDNLEQNDSKTHRLHVKSLPKRLMSAEDKQKLQKQLLELSRENMSQQLQCFLKKFGNTWRKEGRIEVDIDAFDDETLWKMKRIISTRGAKAAKSEAAKNIENGTRHSLGKIAYKGTDSSTRTACGSVSVSPPLDLDVPKCCSCGSMRCQCSLQNDLASALSSDLSSERSLGHDHDASKKDCGTKILLQTQMIKSNLDSDGAVSSLGKEHFCLSQQLSSVATTATYGGDWTPLIDIQLSPKKALRAAMLKSRFADTILKAKQKALLDDGDKVDPIKMQQEKERLERQQLEEKARIEAQIRAAEAASRMKAEAELKMQRERAREAARLALLKMEKTVEIDDNLEILKELEMLCGCSLSKNMLCNVRAETVVGCAERVRFSSPLEWLGLSRKDDYMDEEDEAAILGRGGDGEEGEIIS from the exons ATGGTGTCCGAGAAGCAATCTGGAGATCTGAATGGTATGCCTCTTCAGTTTTTGCAGTTCCCAACCATGATTGCTACTGAAAATATTCCAAAgaagaagttgaaaatcaaaatTGGCGGCCCCAAATGCATTGATGTTGAACCTGGTAGAAAATCTTGTGAATTTGTCCAGCAGGAGTTCATGAATGATGACTCTGGTCACAATGTTCCCGTGACTGGAAGTATTAAGTCAGAGAAGAATCAATCACACAATTTAGTGATTCCTTCTGACAACACAAAGAAGTGTGCTGCTGGTAACTTAAAGGTGGGAATTTCTGAAGTGAGCTCTCATAAGAGAGGGCTCCAAGGAGTGGGGGATGGCCAAAAGGAGAAGAGACGCAAGTTGGAGCGTGGTGTGACACTTCAGTGTTCTAGCATTTTGAAACACTTGATGGCTCATAGTTTTGGGTGGATTTTCAATGAGCCAGTTGATCCTGTGAAGTTGGAGATTCCTGATTATTTATCTATAATCTCTCACCCAATGGATTTAGGTACAATAAAAAccaaattggagaaaaatagatattCCAATGTTGAAGAGTTTGCAGCAGATGTTAGGCTGACCTTTTCCAATGCCATGGAGTATAATCCTCCTTCTAATGAGGTTCatctcatggccaagaaactaaatgatatttttaatgcAAGATGGAGATGTTTGGAGGCAAAATGGAGTCATGGTTACAATATTGTGGAGCAGGGGCCTATATCAAGTGGAAGAGCAAAGGGTACAGATAACCTAGAGCAGAATGACAGCAAAACCCATCGTTTGCATGTTAAGTCTTTGCCCAAAAGGTTGATGTCAGCTGAGGACAAACAAAAGTTGCAAAAACAGCTGTTGGAGCTATCAAGGGAAAACATGTCACAGCAGTTGCAATGTTTCCTTAAAAAATTTGGTAACACCTGGCGAAAAGAAGGAAGGATTGAGGTGGACATAGATGCCTTTGATGATGAAACTTTGTGGAAGATGAAAAGAATTATAAGCACTCGGGGTGCAAAAGCTGCAAAA TCTGAGGCTGCTAAAAACATTGAGAATGGAACACGACATTCTTTGGGAAAGATTGCCTACAAAG GCACTGATAGTAGTACGAGAACTGCTTGTGGCTCTGTCAGTGTCAGCCCACCATTGGACCTGGATGTCccaaaatgttgttcatgtggcAGTATGAGATGCCAATGCAGCCTTCAAAATGATTTGGCCAGTGCACTCTCAAGTG ATTTGTCTTCAGAAAGATCTCTGGGACATGATCACGATGCTTCCAAAAAG GACTGTGGCACAAAAATTCTTTTACAAACCCAAATGATCAAATCAAATCTGGATTCTGATG GTGCTGTAAGTTCTTTGGGAAAAGAACATTTTTGTCTCAGCCAACAGCTCTCATCTGTAGCTACCACTGCCACTTATGGGGGAG atTGGACTCCGCTTATTGACATTCAACTATCTCCGAAGAAGGCTCTCCGGGCCGCAATGCTAAAGAGCCGCTTTGCAGACACCATCTTAAAAGCAAAGCAGAAGGCACTTCTAGATGAT GGTGATAAAGTAGATCCTATAAAAATGCAGCAGGAAAAGGAGAGACTAGAAAGGCAGCAACTGGAAG AGAAGGCGAGAATAGAAGCCCAAATCAGAGCTGCTGAAGCTGCCTCACGAATGAAAGCAGAAGCTGAATTGAAAATGCAGCGGGAACGAGCAAGGGAAGCTGCTCGGCTAGCACTGCTGAAG ATGGAGAAGACTGTTGAGATTGATGATAATCTGGAGATCCTGAAAGAACTTGAGATGCTTTGTGGGTGCTCACTATCTAAAAATATGTTATGCAATGTTCGGGCTGAAACAGTTGTTGGATGCGCCGAGAGGGTTCGCTTTAGTAGCCCCTTGGAATGGCTAGGTTTGTCTAGGAAAGACGATTATATGGACGAAGAGGACGAGGCCGCGATATTAGGCAGGGGAGGAGATGGGGAGGAGGGGGAGATCATTTCATGA
- the LOC127793776 gene encoding transcription factor GTE8-like isoform X2 gives MIATENIPKKKLKIKIGGPKCIDVEPGRKSCEFVQQEFMNDDSGHNVPVTGSIKSEKNQSHNLVIPSDNTKKCAAGNLKVGISEVSSHKRGLQGVGDGQKEKRRKLERGVTLQCSSILKHLMAHSFGWIFNEPVDPVKLEIPDYLSIISHPMDLGTIKTKLEKNRYSNVEEFAADVRLTFSNAMEYNPPSNEVHLMAKKLNDIFNARWRCLEAKWSHGYNIVEQGPISSGRAKGTDNLEQNDSKTHRLHVKSLPKRLMSAEDKQKLQKQLLELSRENMSQQLQCFLKKFGNTWRKEGRIEVDIDAFDDETLWKMKRIISTRGAKAAKSEAAKNIENGTRHSLGKIAYKGTDSSTRTACGSVSVSPPLDLDVPKCCSCGSMRCQCSLQNDLASALSSDLSSERSLGHDHDASKKDCGTKILLQTQMIKSNLDSDGAVSSLGKEHFCLSQQLSSVATTATYGGDWTPLIDIQLSPKKALRAAMLKSRFADTILKAKQKALLDDGDKVDPIKMQQEKERLERQQLEEKARIEAQIRAAEAASRMKAEAELKMQRERAREAARLALLKMEKTVEIDDNLEILKELEMLCGCSLSKNMLCNVRAETVVGCAERVRFSSPLEWLGLSRKDDYMDEEDEAAILGRGGDGEEGEIIS, from the exons ATGATTGCTACTGAAAATATTCCAAAgaagaagttgaaaatcaaaatTGGCGGCCCCAAATGCATTGATGTTGAACCTGGTAGAAAATCTTGTGAATTTGTCCAGCAGGAGTTCATGAATGATGACTCTGGTCACAATGTTCCCGTGACTGGAAGTATTAAGTCAGAGAAGAATCAATCACACAATTTAGTGATTCCTTCTGACAACACAAAGAAGTGTGCTGCTGGTAACTTAAAGGTGGGAATTTCTGAAGTGAGCTCTCATAAGAGAGGGCTCCAAGGAGTGGGGGATGGCCAAAAGGAGAAGAGACGCAAGTTGGAGCGTGGTGTGACACTTCAGTGTTCTAGCATTTTGAAACACTTGATGGCTCATAGTTTTGGGTGGATTTTCAATGAGCCAGTTGATCCTGTGAAGTTGGAGATTCCTGATTATTTATCTATAATCTCTCACCCAATGGATTTAGGTACAATAAAAAccaaattggagaaaaatagatattCCAATGTTGAAGAGTTTGCAGCAGATGTTAGGCTGACCTTTTCCAATGCCATGGAGTATAATCCTCCTTCTAATGAGGTTCatctcatggccaagaaactaaatgatatttttaatgcAAGATGGAGATGTTTGGAGGCAAAATGGAGTCATGGTTACAATATTGTGGAGCAGGGGCCTATATCAAGTGGAAGAGCAAAGGGTACAGATAACCTAGAGCAGAATGACAGCAAAACCCATCGTTTGCATGTTAAGTCTTTGCCCAAAAGGTTGATGTCAGCTGAGGACAAACAAAAGTTGCAAAAACAGCTGTTGGAGCTATCAAGGGAAAACATGTCACAGCAGTTGCAATGTTTCCTTAAAAAATTTGGTAACACCTGGCGAAAAGAAGGAAGGATTGAGGTGGACATAGATGCCTTTGATGATGAAACTTTGTGGAAGATGAAAAGAATTATAAGCACTCGGGGTGCAAAAGCTGCAAAA TCTGAGGCTGCTAAAAACATTGAGAATGGAACACGACATTCTTTGGGAAAGATTGCCTACAAAG GCACTGATAGTAGTACGAGAACTGCTTGTGGCTCTGTCAGTGTCAGCCCACCATTGGACCTGGATGTCccaaaatgttgttcatgtggcAGTATGAGATGCCAATGCAGCCTTCAAAATGATTTGGCCAGTGCACTCTCAAGTG ATTTGTCTTCAGAAAGATCTCTGGGACATGATCACGATGCTTCCAAAAAG GACTGTGGCACAAAAATTCTTTTACAAACCCAAATGATCAAATCAAATCTGGATTCTGATG GTGCTGTAAGTTCTTTGGGAAAAGAACATTTTTGTCTCAGCCAACAGCTCTCATCTGTAGCTACCACTGCCACTTATGGGGGAG atTGGACTCCGCTTATTGACATTCAACTATCTCCGAAGAAGGCTCTCCGGGCCGCAATGCTAAAGAGCCGCTTTGCAGACACCATCTTAAAAGCAAAGCAGAAGGCACTTCTAGATGAT GGTGATAAAGTAGATCCTATAAAAATGCAGCAGGAAAAGGAGAGACTAGAAAGGCAGCAACTGGAAG AGAAGGCGAGAATAGAAGCCCAAATCAGAGCTGCTGAAGCTGCCTCACGAATGAAAGCAGAAGCTGAATTGAAAATGCAGCGGGAACGAGCAAGGGAAGCTGCTCGGCTAGCACTGCTGAAG ATGGAGAAGACTGTTGAGATTGATGATAATCTGGAGATCCTGAAAGAACTTGAGATGCTTTGTGGGTGCTCACTATCTAAAAATATGTTATGCAATGTTCGGGCTGAAACAGTTGTTGGATGCGCCGAGAGGGTTCGCTTTAGTAGCCCCTTGGAATGGCTAGGTTTGTCTAGGAAAGACGATTATATGGACGAAGAGGACGAGGCCGCGATATTAGGCAGGGGAGGAGATGGGGAGGAGGGGGAGATCATTTCATGA